In Campylobacter sp. RM16187, the DNA window AATAAAAATGTATATGCGTTTTCGACTCTGTTACTTTTTGTAATTTTATATAGCTCGCTCGTGCGATTTATGTTTAGCAGCATGTACTCTTTCTTTGTGCTCATAAACGCTAAAATCACCGCGGCGATGCCGATAACCACTATATAAGCGATGGTTCTAAATCTAAAATAATTAACTTTCTTGCCTGATTTTAGCGAGTTATCGCTCGTCCAGTCTATGAGTGTCTTTTTGCCAAGTTTGCCCATTACTTTACTGCACGCATCCACGCACTCAAGGCAGTTTATACAGTCAAGCTGCATGCCTTTTCTTATATCTATATGAGTTGGGCAAATTTTCACACAGGCCTCACATCCGGTGCACTCATTTTCAGGCTCAGGCGGCTTTTTCCAAAGCTTGATGTTTTTATCGTAAATTTTACCGCCGCGCCTCTCGTCATAAATAACTTGAATCGTATCATCATCAAACATAACAGATTGAATTCTCGCATAAGGACAGATATATACGCAAAATTTCTCCGCTAGCCAAACCACGTCAAATATTATAAAAGCGGTTATAAAAAACCAAATTCCCATTAAAAATTTATGCTCGCCACTGTTTTTAACGTAGCTTATAAAATCCTCTGGCGGCACAAAAAACCACAAGAAATTTGCCGCAGCCAAACAGGCTAAGACCGACCAGATAGCTACGCCCAAGAATTTTTTGAAATTTTGCCCATCTATAGGCTTTTGTTTGTTATTTATGTTTTTGTGAAGCTTTAAAATTTTAGTCTGGATGAGATCGCGATAAATTACGCGAAATATCGTCTGCGGACAGCTCCAACCGCACCAAACCCTTCCGCCAAGCGTCGTAAGAAAGAATATAGTAAGAAAAAATATGATAAGCACAAACGGCATCAGATAAAGTTCTTGCGTATCAAAGCTGTTAAAGAGCAGGTGAAGCTGCTTTTTGTCAAAACTAAGCAGGAAAAAGTGGTTACCACCGATTCGGATAAACGGCAGTATCAGCGCGATACAGGTCAAAATCGAATAAAAAATATAGCGCTTTTTGGCATAGTTAGACTGTGGATTATCTGTTAAATTTGACATCAAAATTCCTGTTTTAAAAATGTAATATTTTAAATTTAAATTATAGAACTTTTGTAGTTAAAGCAATCTTATAATAAGCGTAAAACTAAATAAATTTTGAAATTTAAGAAAATTTAAGTATAATCGCACTCTATTTTAATCGAAAGGTGGTGAGGGTCGTGCCGGGAATTAAGGTACATCCTAATGAGTCTTTTGACGAAGCGTATAGGAAATTTAAAAAGCAAGTCGATAGAAACCTTGTTGTAACTGAA includes these proteins:
- the ccoG gene encoding cytochrome c oxidase accessory protein CcoG; this translates as MSNLTDNPQSNYAKKRYIFYSILTCIALILPFIRIGGNHFFLLSFDKKQLHLLFNSFDTQELYLMPFVLIIFFLTIFFLTTLGGRVWCGWSCPQTIFRVIYRDLIQTKILKLHKNINNKQKPIDGQNFKKFLGVAIWSVLACLAAANFLWFFVPPEDFISYVKNSGEHKFLMGIWFFITAFIIFDVVWLAEKFCVYICPYARIQSVMFDDDTIQVIYDERRGGKIYDKNIKLWKKPPEPENECTGCEACVKICPTHIDIRKGMQLDCINCLECVDACSKVMGKLGKKTLIDWTSDNSLKSGKKVNYFRFRTIAYIVVIGIAAVILAFMSTKKEYMLLNINRTSELYKITKSNRVENAYTFLFQNTDNKEHAYYFDINNTNIKIDRPKDEIVLKAGAKKKVVVVLSSNIINFDKSGNKPVSININAYAKDDKKRVNINRETIFVYPDK